Proteins from a genomic interval of Trifolium pratense cultivar HEN17-A07 linkage group LG6, ARS_RC_1.1, whole genome shotgun sequence:
- the LOC123891183 gene encoding E3 ubiquitin-protein ligase BRE1-like 1 isoform X5 — MGSMGEHDRKRRFSSLSPTPAIAKKLPFLPVSEDKKLDIAVLQYQNQKLTQKLETQKLEYTALENKFSQLKERQQSYDSTLAVVKKSWQQLVNDLESRSECTRESSRKADSSFASSSNGSSSTVQDVFLSRLLQTGATENSSSNHFANEMEQHREMTAEKVKSILNNILTSSNNFHCLKDGFHTALLQKLREDVSCGQMLSNDLELESKNLRLALSELHLKHKSLASDFRIQRDLDAKNKAELKRLKGELEGTVAELEEINHNLATLKVEKDAAKGAILPVLAVGNTHIPNDKIKDKQKDLQDMESTLKELLDRASTRLVELKRLHEERIRLLQQLCDIQNTVKNLKCITSSHAFQLVRDQIEKSKSEVQEYQALYEKLQAEKDNLAWKEREWYIKNDLADLFQRSVTVSDLRVADIRTEIQKAIEQRNVIENRLKEEAREPGRKEIIAEFKSLLSSFPDEMGSMQSQLTKYKESASDLHSLHANVHSISSILDQKVKECDALSVRSADQLAEINRLHVVVQDLRVTEDEMKLILQMYRHETIDSRDVMEAREAEYRAWAHVQSLKSSLDEHNLELRVKTAIESEARSQQKLAAAEAEIAEMRHKLDDSKREMGKLSNVLRSKNEENEAYLSEIETIGQAYDDMQTQNQHLLHQITERDDYNIKLVLEGVRARQKTDSLIMEKQLMEQEIQQSNVSLNLYDTKAARIEDQIQKLKDNKHQSSVGLENAQRRLSDIKPSSQQVRDTVVEVQSKITSSRVTCMELEVELDKERFDKKKVEEDLEVAKRNLSRLKAQDEDSSVTDKLQQELGEYREIVKCSICRDKTKEVVITKCYHLFCNSCIQKVAGSRQRKCPQCGACFGANDVKPVYL, encoded by the exons CTTGATATTGCTGTACTTCAGTATCAAAACCAAAAGCTCACACAGAAATTAGAGACTCAGAAGTTAGAATATACAGCTCTTGAGAATAAATTTTCTCAACTGAAGGAGAGGCAACAGTCGTATGATTCTACCTTAGCAGTGGTCAAGAAGTCTTGGCAGCAG CTGGTTAATGATTTAGAGTCACGTTCTGAATGCACAAGGGAGTCTAGCCGCAAAGCAGATTCCAGTTTTGCATCAAGCTCAAATG GTTCTTCGTCTACTGTTCAAGATGTTTTTCTTAGCCGACTTTTGCAAACTGGTGCTACTGAAAATTCCTCCTCTAACCACTTTGCAAACGAGATGGAACAACATAGAGAAATGACTGCTGAAAAAGTTAAAAGCATTTTGAATAATATATTGACATCTAGTAATAACTTTCATTGTCTGAAAGATGGATTTCATACTGCACTACTGCAAAAGCTTCGAGAAGATG TTTCATGTGGGCAGATGCTATCCAATGATCTGGAGCTGGAAAGTAAAAACTTGAGATTGGCATTAAGTGAACTTCACTTAAAGCACAAGTCGTTAGCAAGTGATTTCCGAATTCAGAGGGATCTGGATGCCAAAAATAAAGCTGAGCTTAAACGATTAAAAG GGGAACTGGAAGGCACAGTTGCGGAGTTAGAAGAAATCAATCACAACCTTGCAACTCTTAAGGTAGAGAAAGATGCAGCCAAAGGGGCAATTCTCCCAGTATTAGCTGTTGGGAATACACATATTCCAAATGATAAGATCAAAGACAAACAAAAGGATTTACAAGATATGGAATCTACTTTGAAGGAGCTATTG GACCGAGCTTCAACACGATTAGTGGAACTGAAACGTCTTCACGAGGAAAGAATAAGGTTATTACAGCAATTGTGCGATATACAg AATACAGTGAAGAATTTGAAGTGTATTACCTCTTCCCATGCATTCCAATTGGTTAGAGATCAGatagaaaaatcaaaatctgAAGTGCAGGAGTATCAGGCCTTATATGAGAAACTACAG GCTGAGAAGGATAATCTTGCATGGAAGGAAAGGGAGTGGTACATTAAAAATGATTTAGCTGATCTTTTTCAAAGATCTGTGACAGTTTCTGATCTTAGAGTGGCTGATATACGCACTGAGATACAGAAAGCGATTGAGCAAAGAAATGTGATTGAAAATAGGCTGAAAGAGGAAGCAAGAGAACCAG GAAGGAAAGAAATTATTGCCGAATTTAAATCTCTGCTTTCTTCGTTTCCTGATGAAATGGGATCCATGCAAAGTCAACTTACTAAATATAAAGAATCAGCTTCAGATCTCCATTCTTTGCATGCAAATGTGCATTCTATTTCCAGTATCCTTGATCAGAAG GTAAAAGAATGTGATGCATTATCGGTTAGGTCTGCAGATCAACTTGCTGAGATAAACAGACTGCATGTTGTG GTTCAAGATTTGCGAGTGACTGAGGATGAGATGAAGTTGATACTGCAAATGTATAGACACGAGACCATTGATTCAAG GGATGTCATGGAAGCAAGGGAAGCAGAATACAGAGCATGGGCACATGTTCAAAGTTTGAAATCATCTCTTGATGAGCACAATTTAGAACTTCGAGTAAAAACAGCAATTGAATCAGAGGCCAGATCACAGCAAAAACTTGCTGCGGCTGAAGCTGAGATTGCAGAGATGAGACATAAATTAGATGATTCTAAAAG GGAGATGGGTAAATTGTCTAATGTCTTGAGAtctaaaaatgaagaaaatgaagccTACTTATCTGAAATAGAG ACAATTGGACAAGCATATGATGATATGCAAACCCAAAACCAGCATCTGTTGCATCAGATTACTGAGAGAGATGATTACAATATTAAG CTTGTTTTAGAAGGTGTAAGGGCTAGACAAAAAACCGATTCTTTGATCATGGAGAAGCAATTAATGGAACAAGAGATCCAGCAATCAAATGTCTCTCTGAATTTATATGATACGAAAGCTGCAAGAATTGAAGACCAG ATTCAAAAACTTAAGGACAATAAACATCAAAGTTCTGTCGGTTTGGAAAATGCACAAAGAAGGCTGTCGGATATTAAACCATCATCGCAACAAGTTAGGGATACAGTGGTGGAAGTGCAATCTAAAATTACAAGTAGTCGGGTGACTTGTATGGAGTTAGAAGTAGAACTCGATAAAGAAAG gtttgacaaaaaaaaagtagaagaaGATCTGGAGGTTGCTAAGAGAAACTTGTCACGTCTTAAAGCACAAGATGAGGATTCCTCAGTAACTGATAAGCTTCAACAGGAACTGGGAGAGTACAGGGAAATTGTCAAGTGCAGTATCTGTCGAGACAAGACAAAAGAG GTGGTAATTACAAAATGCTACCACTTGTTCTGCAACTCATGTATCCAGAAAGTTGCTGGGAGTCGACAGCGCAAATGTCCACAATGTGGTGCATGCTTTGGGGCTAATGATGTTAAGCCGGTTTATTTGTAA